TTGTAGTTATGAAAGAACATCAGAGATACTTTTCCGTAAAGGATAAAAACGGAAAGCTTAAAAACTACTTCATAGCAGTCGCAAACATAAAACCACCAGAAGAGGAACTTATAAGGCACGGCTATGAAAAAGTATTAAGAGCAAGATTATCAGACGCTCTTTTCTTCTTCAATGAAGATAGGAAGAGGAAGCTGGAAGAAAGAGTTCCCGAACTAAAAGGCGTTATTTTTCATGACAAACTGGGAACGATGTTTGAAAAAGTTGAAAGACTCCAGAAACTTACACCTAAAATAGCAGAACTCATTGAAGGCAATTCCGAAAAAGCAGAAAGAGCGGCGTTCTTATCAAAAGCAGACCTTGTAACCGAAATGGTAAAAGAGTTTACCGAACTTCAAGGCGTAATGGGGAAAAATTACGCTCTGCTTGACGGTGAAGACAGAGAGGTAGCTGAAGCCATATTCGAACAGTATCTACCCCGATTCTCTGATGATCAAACGGCAAAAACAAAAACAGGAATAGCATTATCACTTGCTGAAAAGTTTGACAATATCGTAGGTTTCTTCGGAGTTGGACTCAAACCTACAGGCTCTATGGATCCGTTCGCTCTAAGAAGAAACGCCATAGGAATAATTAAAACACTTACAGAAAACGGCATTCTCATAGACATAATGGAAATTGCTACCCTTGCATTCAACATTTATGAATCTCAGGGAAAGAAGCTTTCTGAGAGCAATCCGGAAGACGTTGTAAACTTCATAAAAGAACGACTCAAAACCCTACTTTCTGAAAAATTCCGCCAAGATACAATAGATGCAGTCCTTGACGTAACAAACAATATCACCGACGCGGTTGAAAGGATAAGGGCAATAGATGAACTCAGGAAAGACGAAGAGTTTGAAACTGTCCTTTTAACTATGAGAAGAGTGATGAACATAATACCGCCAGATTTCCATGCAACCAGCAATGAAATAGAAACGGACAACGAATACGAAAGGCAACTTCTTGAAGCATTTAAAACCATCAAAGAAGAAATTGAAAAAGACATTAAACGCGGAGACTACAAATCAGCTCTTCTCAGAATCGGGTCTCTTAAAAGAAACGTTGATCTTTTCTTTGATAACGTCATGGTTATGGATAAAAACGAAGAAATCAAGCATCGAAGGTTATCAATCTTAAAACTTATCTCAGAAACTCTATCGCAATTTGCGAACTTTAGAAATATTAGAAGTTAGGGGGCGGCATAATGGCTAAAAGAGTCTATTTCTTTGGAAACGGAAGGGCGGACGGAACCGCACAGATGAAAGATCTGCTGGGCGGCAAAGGTGCAAATCTTGCCGAAATGACAAACCTCGGATTACCTGTTCCACCAGGTATTACGATAACAACCGAAGTATGTAAAGAATACTTCCAGCTCGGGCAACAATTCCCCGAAGGACTGTGGGAAGAAATCCTAGAAGGAATGAAAAAGATTGAAGAGGTTGTTGGCAAAAAATTCGGTGACAGAAAGATACCACTTCTTGTTGCCGTTCGTTCAGGTGCTCCTGTATCAATGCCTGGAATGATGGACACCATTCTCAACCTTGGCCTTAACGACGAATCCGTAGAAGGCCTTGCTGAAAGCACCGGAAATGAAAGATTTGCATGGGACTCATACAGAAGATTTATCCAGATGTTTGGTAACGTCGTT
This region of Desulfurobacterium indicum genomic DNA includes:
- the glyS gene encoding glycine--tRNA ligase subunit beta produces the protein MKAENFILEIGTEELPASFIEPALKSIKEQFKKILLDSKLSTESLEIFGTPRRLILIASGIPTKQPDREEIITGPAWKAAFDENGNPTRAAEGFARSKGVSAKELIKIETEKGIYAGIKRTIKGKETRNILSEKIPELIRSIPFKKSMRWGNGNLRFGRPIRWICAIFGKETVPFSIDGIESSNLSRGHRFLSPEPFDVSEVDDFISELESRYVVADVQKRKSLILDGAKDLAEKAGCVLIDDEDLLEEVTNLVEFPYPMLGSFEERFLQLPEEVPIVVMKEHQRYFSVKDKNGKLKNYFIAVANIKPPEEELIRHGYEKVLRARLSDALFFFNEDRKRKLEERVPELKGVIFHDKLGTMFEKVERLQKLTPKIAELIEGNSEKAERAAFLSKADLVTEMVKEFTELQGVMGKNYALLDGEDREVAEAIFEQYLPRFSDDQTAKTKTGIALSLAEKFDNIVGFFGVGLKPTGSMDPFALRRNAIGIIKTLTENGILIDIMEIATLAFNIYESQGKKLSESNPEDVVNFIKERLKTLLSEKFRQDTIDAVLDVTNNITDAVERIRAIDELRKDEEFETVLLTMRRVMNIIPPDFHATSNEIETDNEYERQLLEAFKTIKEEIEKDIKRGDYKSALLRIGSLKRNVDLFFDNVMVMDKNEEIKHRRLSILKLISETLSQFANFRNIRS